Proteins co-encoded in one Candidatus Methylomirabilis sp. genomic window:
- the alr gene encoding alanine racemase, whose product MGINQDLGWTAERVPSTRRAWVEVDLEAIRHNIAAIRQLLQPSTQLMSVVKADGYGHGAVAVARTALSAGASWLAVATVEEGISLRMAGIDAPILLFGPVICKEEIDALIEYRLQPTVCSLDQARRLSEAGLGPIPIHLKVDTGMSRLGVSWQEAQELLSAIRVLPGVSVVSLYSHLATADAVDPTTAREQFTRFAKLVDMLQRQGLRPPLVHLANSAATLTFPDTHFDLVRIGLAQYGLYPSSHLQAVVALRPALALKAKIVFVKTVPPETGVSYGHTFRTARRTRLATVSIGYGDGISRALSNRIDFLVQGRRARQVGTITMDQCLIDITDVPEASDGDIVTLLGHDGEEHISIAEWAAQLGTIPYEILTALSPRLPRLFCQD is encoded by the coding sequence ATGGGCATTAATCAAGATCTCGGCTGGACAGCCGAGCGGGTTCCCTCGACCCGCCGTGCCTGGGTGGAGGTCGATCTCGAGGCGATCCGCCACAATATAGCAGCTATCCGACAGCTCCTACAACCGTCAACCCAGCTCATGTCGGTCGTCAAGGCTGATGGCTACGGTCATGGCGCTGTTGCGGTCGCTCGGACTGCGCTGTCAGCCGGCGCCTCATGGCTTGCGGTCGCCACAGTTGAAGAAGGAATCTCTCTAAGAATGGCGGGGATCGACGCGCCGATTCTCCTCTTCGGCCCCGTTATCTGCAAAGAGGAGATCGACGCACTTATCGAGTATCGGCTGCAACCGACCGTCTGCAGCCTCGACCAGGCCCGTCGCTTGTCCGAGGCGGGTCTGGGGCCGATCCCAATTCACCTGAAGGTCGATACCGGTATGTCCCGCCTGGGAGTCTCATGGCAGGAGGCTCAGGAGCTGTTGAGCGCGATAAGGGTCCTGCCGGGCGTGTCGGTTGTCAGCCTGTACAGCCACCTCGCTACGGCTGACGCGGTCGATCCCACAACAGCCAGGGAGCAGTTCACACGGTTCGCAAAGTTAGTGGATATGCTGCAGCGGCAGGGGCTTCGGCCTCCATTGGTACATCTGGCCAATTCTGCCGCTACCCTGACGTTCCCCGACACCCATTTCGACCTGGTCCGGATCGGGTTGGCTCAGTATGGCCTATACCCAAGCTCTCACTTACAGGCCGTCGTTGCTCTTCGCCCTGCCCTTGCGCTCAAAGCAAAGATCGTCTTCGTCAAAACCGTTCCACCGGAGACCGGTGTCAGTTACGGTCATACCTTTCGGACAGCGCGCCGGACGCGTCTAGCTACCGTATCTATCGGCTATGGCGATGGAATCTCCCGCGCCCTCTCAAACAGGATCGACTTTCTCGTTCAGGGTCGGCGGGCTCGACAGGTGGGCACGATCACGATGGACCAATGCCTGATCGATATCACCGATGTGCCGGAGGCGTCCGATGGGGATATCGTTACGCTCCTTGGGCACGACGGGGAGGAACATATCTCAATCGCAGAATGGGCAGCGCAACTGGGGACCATCCCGTACGAGATCCTCACTGCCCTCTCCCCGCGCCTGCCGAGGCTTTTCTGTCAGGACTGA